One Longimicrobium sp. genomic window, GCACCCTCGCTGGAAAGCCGGTACTTCGCGGGGCTGCAGATGATCGACGCGCTGAACTTCCTGCACGCCCGCGCGCCGATGATCGCGGTGCCCGGCAACCACGAGTTCGACGAGCGCCGCCCGGGCATGCTCGCCGGCGCCATCAACGCGTCGCGCTTTCCCTGGCTGGCCGCCAACGTCCGCCTGAACACCGGCGATGCCCAGGCCGACCGGCGCCTGGGCACCGACACCATCATCGACGCGGGCGGCATGCGCGTGGGCATCTTCACGCTCACCTTCGTGGACTCGCCCCGCGAGTACGCGTCCGTGGACACCGCGTACCTCGCCGTCGCCGAGCGCCAGATCCGCGAGCTGGAGTCCCAGGGCGCCGAAGCCATCATCGGACTGACGCACCTGGACCTGGAGCAGGACCGGCAGATTGCCGCGCTGCGCGCCGCGCATCCCAAGCTGGTGTGGATCGCGGGCGGGCACGAGCACTTCCTCATCCACCATCCGCTCACCGACAGCACCGCCGCCATCACCAAGGGCGACAGCAACGCGCGCCGCATCTGGCAGGTGGTGCTGGGCCGCCGCGGCGGCGCGCCGGCCGTGCGCGCCGACTCCATCGTCCTCGACGCCACGGTGCCCGTCGATCCCGCGTACCAGCGCCAGGTGCAGGCGAAGTGGGCCGACAGCATGCGCGCCAAGATCCCCTTCTACGACCAGGTGATCGGCCGCGCCGCCACGCGGATGGACGCGTCGGAGGAGGTGGTGCGCAACGAGGAAAGCGCGTGGGGCAACTGGCTGGCCGACGTGATGCGCCGCGCCTACCCCGACATCCCCGCCGACGTCGCCATTCTGAACGGCGGCGCCATCCGCATCGACGACGCCATCCAGGGCGACATCCGCTGGGAGCACCTGGCGCGCACCTTCGGCTTTCCCACGCGGGTGGGGCTGGTGTGGCTGCGTGGGCGCGACCTGCGAGAAACCGTGCTGGAGCGCGGCGTCGCGGGTGGACGGGGCGAGGGGCGCTTTCTGCAGGTATCCGGGATGCGCTTCAGCTACGACCGCGCGCGCGCGCCGGGGCAGCGCGTCACCTCGGTCGACATCCGGCGGGGCGACGCATGGGAGCCGCTGGACGACAACCGCGTGTACGTGGTGGCCGTTCCCGACTACCTGATGGGCGGCGGCGACACCTACTCCTTCCACAACCGCGCCGTGATGAGCATTCCGCCGGGGCCTGACCTGAGGCTGATGGCGTTCGATGCGCTGGCCGCCGCCTACGCCGCCGGGCAGCCCATCAGCCCGGCCGTGGAAGGCCGCATCACCGAACGCGGCGCGAACGGCGCCGCGCGTCCCTGACATTCCCACACCCGGAGTGAAATCCGTGAGCCAGGCGACTCCCGCCACCGCTGTCGAAGCGTTCTCCCCCAGCGAACTGGTCGTGCTCTTCGGCGACCGGTTCGTGCCCGACGCGTCGATGCTGTCCAGCAAGGAGGAAATCCTCACCAGCGGCGTACGCGTCAACTCGCAGACGCTGATGGAAAAGGCCATGCACGCCGCCGTGTGGACGCTGCAGCGCGCGGGCGCCGTCCGGCTGGAGATCCGCCAGGGCAAGGCGCTGTTCGGGCTGCTCAAGACGCGGAAGCTGCACCTGGTGCGCGGCACGGCCTCCGCCAGCTATCCCGACGGCTCGCTGGAGGCGCACCTAGTGGAGGCGGCGGGGATGGAGAACGAGCTGGATGCCGTGCTCGCGGCGTTCATCGGCCAGGACTCGCACGATCCCCCCGCGCGCGCCATCGGGCTGATGAAGCGGGGGCTCTACAGCCGCGGCCTGCTGGAGGTGGAAGAGAAGAAGACGTTGATGGTGTTCACCTCCATCACCTACGTGCTTCCCGCCTCCACGCGCGAGGTGGCCTCGCGGCAGGCCGTGGATCCCATCAAGCACCTGCTGGCGGAGGTGGAGCAGAAGGACCCGGAGCTGTTCAAGGCGGTGGACAAGGCTATCGACTCGGCGCGGGTGAAGATGACGGAGGTGCGCGACTGATGAGGAATTACGTGATCGTGCTGGGGCTGGTGGCAGCCATCACCGGGGGCATCGTGTTCTTCGTGCTCCGCGACAACCAGGCGGCCAGCCGGCGCCAGACCGCCGAGGCCGCGGCGATCGGGTTCGTGGCGACGCCGGCCACGTGGTTCAACGGCGACGAGAACGAGGAGGGGCACACGCTGACCTTTGCATTCGTCGACGGGCAGAACAACGTGCACAGCCGCAGGATGGACGAGATCACCTGGTACGACCCGGCGAAGACGTACAAGGTGTGCTACAACCCCGCCGACCCCAAGGACCACAAGCTCTACACCGCCGACCACAAGTGCGGCAGCTGACGGGCTGATCCACGGGGGCCCCGCCCCCGGCCCCTCCCCGCACAAACCCCGTGCGGAGAGGGGAGAACGACAAAAAGCCCGTGACACGGGCCGCTGTCGCGTCCGCGCGGGGCTTACCTGTACGCGCGCCGCACATACCGATGCGCGATGTCATCCCGATGGAGCGGCCACGGCGAACCCTCCCGCGCACCGCTGCCCGCAGCGACTGAGGGATCCGCCACACACTCACTGCCGTGCACCGATCTGGCCCACACGCCGCACCTGACGTGGAAGCCCGGACGCGCCATTTCGGCCTCCCCCACACCAGAGCAAGCCAGTCCGCGCAGGCGGACTTCGTGTGTTTGTTGCAGCGACTTCAGTCGCCCGTGCAGGGACCCGCGCCCGCACAGCTCTGCGGCCAGGGCCGAGGCCCACGGCTCGGTGACCGCTGCCGCGCCCAAGCTGTTACCCGCCCTCCGCAAGATCCTTCGGCCCGCCAAAGCCGGTGTACGGGTCGGCTTTGCGCGCCTGGGCCTCAGGATGACAGAATCCGGCGTGTGACCAAGGTGGCGCGTGGCGTTTTCCACTCTCCGCAAAGCGGGACCGTGCGGGGAGGGGCTGGGAGCGGCGCCCCCTTCACCCCACCGGGTCGAACGCGAAGAGGCGGCGGAAGGAGGCCTCGGTGACAGACGGCGGCGTCAGGCGGAACATGGTTTCACGCAGCCGCACCGCCGCGGCGTTCTGCCACTGCCCGATGCGGCCGTACGCCAGCGACTGCCGCGTGATCCACGCCGTGCGGCGGAACCGCCGGGCCTCGTACGCGCGCAGCCCCGCCGCGGCATCGCTCGCGTTTGCGAGGCAGCAGGCGAGCACCGCCCCGTCCTCGATGGCCATGCACCCGCCCTGCCCCAGGTTGGGCGTGGTGGGATGCGCCGCGTCGCCCAGCAGCGTCACGCGCCCGCGTCCCCAGCGGCGGACGGGCGGACGTTCGTACGTGCCGTTCTTCAGGATCTCGTCGTCCGCCGTGGCCTCGATCAATTGCGGAATGGGATGGTGCCAGCCGCCGAACATGCGCAGCAGCTTCGCCTTGCGCTCCGCTCCCTCCTCCGGCGCGTTCTCGGGCTCATTCGCGGTGGCCCACCAGGCCACACGCCCCCCGCCGATGGGCACGATGCCGAAGCGCTGCCCGCGGCCGAGCGTTTCGATCAGCGTGTCGCACTCCGCCGTCCTCGCGGGTGCGACGCCGCGCCACACGGGATAGCCGCGGTAGACGGGCGGTCCATCGTTCAGCAGCTGCTCGCGGACGGCGGAGCGCAGGCCGTCGGCGCCCACCAGGCAGGCACCCGCGACGGAGCCCGCGTCCCCGAAGTCGGACTCCACACCCGATGCGGTCTCGCGGAACCGTGCGAACGCGGCGCCCGTGTTGACCGCCCACGAAGGGAGCGCCTCCAGCAGCACGGAGTGAAGGTCCGCGCGGTGGATCAGCACGCCCGGCGCGTCCATCGCCGGAACATCGAACACGGTCAGCAGGCGCCCGTCCGCAGCCCGCCCCTCGCCGCGCGTGTACGGGTGCCCGCGGCGGATGATCTCGTCCAGCAGTCCCCAGCGGCGGAGTTGGGCCGTGGCGTTCGGCCACAGGCTGATGCCGGCGCCCACCTCGCGCAGCTCGGGCGCACGCTCGTACACCTGCGCGTCGATGCCCGCGCGCCGTAGCGCGATCGCCGCAGACAGCCCGCCGATCCCGCCGCCGATCACGATCACGCCGTCGCTCATCGCATCCTCCGTCCGCTGTAGCCTGCAGCCCTGCCGGATTCCGGATGACAAGCTACGCGGCCCGCGCCTGTCGCGTGATAGGTAGATCGGCTCATCCGCGGTGGGGAATGTCCTGACGGGAAGGGCCGCCGGTTTGACGCTTCACCTGCACGCCCTCCAGACTGGCCGAAGCGCACCTCACCCGCGCTGTCCGAGGCCCCGGGAACCG contains:
- a CDS encoding bifunctional metallophosphatase/5'-nucleotidase, producing APSLESRYFAGLQMIDALNFLHARAPMIAVPGNHEFDERRPGMLAGAINASRFPWLAANVRLNTGDAQADRRLGTDTIIDAGGMRVGIFTLTFVDSPREYASVDTAYLAVAERQIRELESQGAEAIIGLTHLDLEQDRQIAALRAAHPKLVWIAGGHEHFLIHHPLTDSTAAITKGDSNARRIWQVVLGRRGGAPAVRADSIVLDATVPVDPAYQRQVQAKWADSMRAKIPFYDQVIGRAATRMDASEEVVRNEESAWGNWLADVMRRAYPDIPADVAILNGGAIRIDDAIQGDIRWEHLARTFGFPTRVGLVWLRGRDLRETVLERGVAGGRGEGRFLQVSGMRFSYDRARAPGQRVTSVDIRRGDAWEPLDDNRVYVVAVPDYLMGGGDTYSFHNRAVMSIPPGPDLRLMAFDALAAAYAAGQPISPAVEGRITERGANGAARP
- a CDS encoding FAD-dependent monooxygenase; protein product: MSDGVIVIGGGIGGLSAAIALRRAGIDAQVYERAPELREVGAGISLWPNATAQLRRWGLLDEIIRRGHPYTRGEGRAADGRLLTVFDVPAMDAPGVLIHRADLHSVLLEALPSWAVNTGAAFARFRETASGVESDFGDAGSVAGACLVGADGLRSAVREQLLNDGPPVYRGYPVWRGVAPARTAECDTLIETLGRGQRFGIVPIGGGRVAWWATANEPENAPEEGAERKAKLLRMFGGWHHPIPQLIEATADDEILKNGTYERPPVRRWGRGRVTLLGDAAHPTTPNLGQGGCMAIEDGAVLACCLANASDAAAGLRAYEARRFRRTAWITRQSLAYGRIGQWQNAAAVRLRETMFRLTPPSVTEASFRRLFAFDPVG